ctgaCCCAAAACGAGAACAAGTTCTAATAAATATGTTGTCCCAAAAAAATTTAGGTGACGCCCGCATGTCGGGACCAGAGTCTAGGATCGACCGACGACCTACTTTTGGATATGGACTGAAAATCTGTTAGATCCGAAATGCGCAGGTCATAGCGTTGCgactatacaaatatttaatggAGACTTAATTCAAGCAGAATTGTATAGAAATGTAAGATGATGagtaatacaaataaaattcatacATTCAACTTAATATGTAGGAGTTCAGGAAGACTTTCAAATTTCAGAATGTACTTGATATTTAAAGAGGTTATCTAATTATTATGTCGCGTTGCCGTCATACTGCTGATTATAATTTCACGAGTATAtgtaaaactagccgttttcctgcggtttcagccgcgtcccgtggtaactactgcccgtaccgggataaaatatagcctatgttactcgtggataatgtagctttcgaatggtgaaagaatttttaaaaactaacctgtagtttttgagcctattcattacaaccaaacaaacaaacaaagttttcctctttataatattagtatagattattattgACTCACCACATTAATTTGCAGAGTTTGCAAAATGTTAAGACTACACTAGCGCCCTCCGTCGGTAAATCGTGCAACTGATAAGTAGGCAAGTGTGCGATAAGTTCAGGTAAATACATACAATGGTAGTTCATTGTATTACCGATAGGTAGCGCTCGAGTAGCTttacaaaattacaatatttttatttgcaatagGAAAAATCCTTAAGATTATATTTAGACTAATATAAAGAAATGCAGAAAACCTTAAAAGTGTTCcgaaaattttgtttttcaggAGAAATACTGATGACATTGTGCCGGATTCGAAGTGACGTCACTTTTGCAGCAAGCAGTCGACTATTTCACTACATCTTTCGACTGGGAGCTTGGCAACTCCTGTAATCCGGCTTCTCGGAGGTCGGGACCGGAGGATGGTTTGAGGTCGGGGGTCCTGGTGCTAAGTGGCCCATGTTGACTGGACGTCCACACTAAGCCTGGTATTGATATGGATCCCCCGGAGGAGTCTGGGGGATGCAGGTCTACTAAGGAGGGGCGAATCGGGCCAGGGGGGAAACCCAGCAGCCAAAAGTCCCCGTATCGGGCAGTAGTGGGATAGCGGCCGGGAGTGGGCGCTTAGTAACAGCCTGACCAATATAATCAGACCCGTTCCttttgcatttttcaaacataaACGAGTTTGATACGTTTTCCTTGTACTACAGTATCGCATTGAGcggatttattttgataaaaatggtACTTATTGTTTTATCGTTTGTAGTATTATTTGTTGTTTGATTTTACGCAGAACATTTTGAggattttgattaaatataatattttgtaagtaaattgCAATGACTAAAACTGAATCAATATCACATATTTGTAAATGGTATGAAGTTAAAGGTTGGGTTAGGGTGTTAGGGTTCCTTAATATTAGCAATGCTATTTATGATATCGTTTCAGTTAAATGAGTgctttcaattaaattatgtgTGAGTGGGAATAAAACAACCAGAAttcacttattaatttatttcagagctGACTTCGCTTATGACAATGACTATCGAGTAAAACTAAGCGATGCTCCTACAAATAGCAAGCATCGCTGCGTGtcgagtaggtacttattacttATTTGGTAAAGTAGCCCTATACGAGACACCACTGACTTCTAATCACACATTCAACGAACCACAAGACTGTGAGAAACTATCAAGTATCTACGAAACAAATACAGACATTAAAGACTAAGATTTTCAAGTCTGACTTGCTAGAGCAAAAACATTTAGCAGGGCAAATTGATGCTTGTAAAATTACTACAGGCGTATCATTTGCGTCTCTAAAATTAACTCTTGACTAGCAATTTCAATGGACGATGAAAAGCTACTTTAGTTTCATCTACAGTCTTGGTACGTTCTCAAAAACCTATTTCTACTGTGCTGGCGTTTCTTTCATTTCCTTCGTTTCTGCGACTACTGCTGGCTCCTCAGGTGCGGGGACGGGTGCTGGCTCAATCTTCTCTTCCTTATTTTCGGATTCTGACATGATCAGCTCAGGAACTTGCATCGCTTTGCTAGCTTCTTCAACTGGTTCGGGAACTGCTGATCTTTCTTCTGGGACTACGGCCTTGACTTCGGGATCGACTCTCTTCTGGAAACAATAATAAGATTAGATATGGTTtgaattttacaataaattaggatcgttggatattttttttaatctaaagtTTAGTTGGCTTAATATGTAGCTGGCTGTTTTACATTTGTGTTGCATTATTATTTGGTTATTTAATGAATGAGTAACCATATTAACCGGGATTGGTAAAACTTCGTCCATTTTATATGCGTAATGGCTCTTACAATGTTGTACATTACTTCAGAAACCTGAGCTTCATAGTAGGTACAGGTGTAGATATCTAACTGACCTCAACAGGCTGTTCCACCTCCTTAGCCTTCTCTTCCACGGGAACCGGAGCAGGCACTGGCACATCAGCACTCTTGCCATCCAGCTCACTTGCAGCTGCCGGCTCGGGCAGCACTGTGCAGTCAGCCTGGTTGGTCTTCAGGAAGAAAGTCCTGGAGATCTTGTATCTGTCGAGGACGGCGTATGCGTTCTGCATCACGGCCAATGATGGGAGCCTGTCACGGGACAGCAGCCAAGTGTTTTCTGAGAAcaagaaataatgttttaggAATTTTAGTTATAAACGTTTTTGCCCAACTATGTGCTTCTCGGTAGATTCGGATGGCACATGAGaagaaagtatttattttaataacttaggAGTTTAGACTTGAGAATGAGCCATTAAGATAAAGTCTTAAAACTATAATCTTCCTTAGACAACGGcaaagaagaagaaagt
Above is a window of Helicoverpa zea isolate HzStark_Cry1AcR chromosome 1, ilHelZeax1.1, whole genome shotgun sequence DNA encoding:
- the LOC124634562 gene encoding apolipoprotein D-like isoform X2, producing the protein MWRLLLLAFVATASAQIPSLGWCPDFQAMANFNMNRFLGTWYEAERYFTVTELGTRCVTTHYTATPEGRILVTNEITNSLTGFKRIMEGHLQKVGREGEGRVMVKYSSAPLPYDFEYSILDTDYDSYAVMWSCSGIGPVHTQNTWLLSRDRLPSLAVMQNAYAVLDRYKISRTFFLKTNQADCTVLPEPAAASELDGKSADVPVPAPVPVEEKAKEVEQPVERVDPEVKAVVPEERSAVPEPVEEASKAMQVPELIMSESENKEEKIEPAPVPAPEEPAVVAETKEMKETPAQ
- the LOC124634562 gene encoding apolipoprotein D-like isoform X1, coding for MWRLLLLAFVATASAQIPSLGWCPDFQAMANFNMNRFLGTWYEAERYFTVTELGTRCVTTHYTATPEGRILVTNEITNSLTGFKRIMEGHLQKVGREGEGRVMVKYSSAPLPYDFEYSILDTDYDSYAVMWSCSGIGPVHTQNTWLLSRDRLPSLAVMQNAYAVLDRYKISRTFFLKTNQADCTVLPEPAAASELDGKSADVPVPAPVPVEEKAKEVEQPVEKRVDPEVKAVVPEERSAVPEPVEEASKAMQVPELIMSESENKEEKIEPAPVPAPEEPAVVAETKEMKETPAQ